One stretch of Acholeplasma laidlawii PG-8A DNA includes these proteins:
- the argS gene encoding arginine--tRNA ligase — protein MIEQIKLELRQLLFDHLDIEDVVLEVPKRGDSDLAIPLFGYQKQMGKKLPEIFDLFKDILIQHRLVESVVFTAGFLNIYLKRVDVSKSILNSIHDEKQSFGTQPNNNKTIVIDYSSPNIAKSFSVGHLRSTVIGNSLKLIYQKLGYNVVGINHLGDWGTQFGSMMVAYRMWGDKDKIKANPIDELQALYVRFHEAAEKDESLKQKARDAFLKLEQGDPEYTKLWTYFREVSLQEFMTMYDILDVSFDSYNGEAFYNDKMDRVVKELEDKHLLVEDQGAMVVKLEDDTPPVLIKRSDGATLYTTRDLAALLYRNDTYHFDKALYVVGNEQKLHFENLKKVVKMMGYDFNIEHINFGLVLQDGKKMSTRKGKTTKLDYVLNQAVLKAKQAIEEKNPNLENKDQVAKVVGIGAVIFNDLKNDRTLNIEFDLDGMLKFEGQTGPYLLYSIVRIFSILKSNTIDITQVDYTLYQDEIYYSLIKVLDQFPSVVQRAAESYSPSTVAKYLLQLSQEFNTFYAKVKINDSNDVVRQTNLLLVESILNILIEGLRLLGMKHLEAM, from the coding sequence ATGATAGAGCAAATTAAATTAGAGCTCAGACAATTATTATTTGATCATTTAGATATAGAAGATGTTGTATTAGAAGTACCTAAAAGGGGCGATTCTGATTTAGCAATTCCATTATTTGGATATCAAAAACAAATGGGTAAAAAATTACCTGAAATCTTTGACTTATTTAAAGATATATTAATTCAACATCGTTTAGTAGAATCTGTAGTATTTACTGCAGGGTTTTTAAACATCTATCTAAAACGAGTGGATGTATCCAAATCTATTTTAAATTCAATACATGATGAGAAGCAATCCTTTGGTACACAACCAAATAATAATAAAACTATTGTTATCGACTATTCCTCACCTAATATTGCTAAAAGCTTTAGCGTTGGTCATTTACGTTCAACGGTTATCGGTAATAGTTTAAAATTAATTTACCAAAAATTAGGTTATAACGTTGTAGGGATTAATCACCTAGGTGATTGGGGTACACAATTTGGATCTATGATGGTTGCATACCGTATGTGGGGCGACAAAGATAAAATTAAGGCTAATCCTATTGATGAGCTTCAAGCACTTTATGTGCGTTTTCACGAGGCAGCTGAAAAAGATGAATCATTAAAACAAAAGGCTCGCGATGCTTTCTTAAAACTAGAACAAGGGGATCCAGAATACACAAAATTATGGACATATTTTAGAGAAGTATCCCTGCAAGAATTTATGACTATGTATGATATTTTAGATGTTAGTTTTGATAGTTATAATGGTGAAGCATTCTATAATGATAAAATGGATAGAGTAGTTAAAGAATTAGAAGATAAACATTTACTCGTCGAAGATCAAGGTGCGATGGTTGTCAAATTAGAAGATGACACACCACCTGTACTAATTAAAAGAAGTGATGGTGCAACACTATATACTACAAGAGATCTAGCAGCACTACTGTATAGAAATGATACATATCATTTTGATAAGGCATTATATGTTGTTGGTAATGAACAAAAACTCCATTTTGAAAACTTGAAGAAAGTTGTCAAAATGATGGGTTATGATTTTAATATTGAACACATTAATTTTGGCCTTGTTTTACAAGATGGTAAAAAGATGTCTACTAGAAAAGGTAAGACAACAAAGTTAGACTATGTGTTAAATCAAGCCGTATTAAAAGCAAAACAAGCAATTGAAGAAAAGAATCCCAACTTAGAAAATAAAGATCAAGTAGCCAAAGTTGTAGGTATTGGTGCTGTTATCTTTAATGACCTTAAAAATGATAGAACTTTAAATATTGAATTTGATTTAGATGGTATGCTTAAGTTTGAAGGACAAACTGGGCCATATCTGTTATATTCTATCGTAAGAATTTTCTCTATTCTAAAATCAAATACAATAGATATTACTCAAGTAGACTATACACTATATCAAGATGAAATCTATTATAGTTTAATTAAAGTACTTGATCAATTCCCAAGTGTTGTACAAAGAGCAGCAGAAAGTTATTCACCATCTACAGTAGCTAAATATTTATTACAATTATCACAAGAATTTAATACATTTTATGCTAAAGTAAAAATTAATGATAGTAATGATGTTGTAAGACAAACAAATCTATTATTAGTAGAAAGTATTTTAAATATCTTAATCGAGGGTTTAAGACTTCTAGGTATGAAACATTTAGAAGCAATGTAA
- a CDS encoding metal-sensing transcriptional repressor, protein MHDHKNIIKLLKTAQGQVESVIKMTEDDRYCLDISTQINASIALLKKAQKELLVNHLNTCVLDSINAGSSEEKIEEISVLLKKLL, encoded by the coding sequence ATGCATGATCACAAAAATATAATCAAACTACTAAAAACTGCTCAAGGTCAAGTGGAGTCCGTAATTAAAATGACGGAAGATGACAGATATTGTTTAGATATTTCTACACAAATTAACGCTTCAATTGCCCTTTTAAAAAAAGCTCAAAAAGAACTGCTGGTCAATCATTTAAACACCTGTGTACTTGACTCAATTAATGCGGGTAGTTCAGAAGAAAAGATTGAGGAAATTAGCGTATTATTAAAAAAACTGCTCTAA
- a CDS encoding deoxyribonuclease IV has protein sequence MILGSHVSLKGNDMFYGSVLEALEYNANTMMVYTGAPQNTIRKPIETMKIEEAHALMKEKGIDLNHVVVHAPYIINLCNPDPERRAFAVEFLTKEVIRVGQMGINQMVLHPGSAVGGNREEAVQWISEGLNQIIDNTKSYNVRIALETMAGKGNEIGKTFEEIKAIIDGVDDKSRVSVCFDTCHVHDAGYDVIHDLDKTLQLFDDIVGLNYISVVHVNDSKNELGASKDRHENIGFGYIGYDALLKVIYHEAFKEIPKILETPYVNDKPPYKLEIQMIKDRVFDNELKTKLEK, from the coding sequence CTGATCTTAGGAAGTCACGTAAGTCTCAAGGGGAATGATATGTTCTATGGTAGTGTATTAGAGGCACTCGAATACAATGCAAATACCATGATGGTATATACCGGAGCCCCACAAAATACAATTAGAAAACCAATTGAAACAATGAAAATAGAAGAGGCGCATGCACTCATGAAGGAAAAAGGTATTGATTTAAATCATGTCGTGGTGCATGCACCTTACATTATTAATTTATGTAACCCAGATCCAGAACGTCGTGCATTTGCTGTTGAGTTTCTTACAAAAGAAGTCATTCGTGTTGGACAAATGGGCATTAACCAAATGGTTTTACACCCGGGTTCAGCAGTTGGTGGTAATAGAGAAGAAGCGGTTCAATGGATTAGTGAAGGCTTAAATCAAATTATCGATAACACTAAATCATACAACGTCAGAATTGCTTTAGAAACGATGGCTGGAAAAGGCAATGAAATTGGTAAAACCTTTGAAGAAATCAAAGCAATCATAGATGGCGTTGATGATAAATCAAGAGTATCTGTTTGTTTTGATACATGTCACGTACATGATGCAGGTTATGATGTCATTCATGATCTAGATAAAACACTCCAATTATTTGATGATATTGTAGGATTAAACTATATTTCTGTAGTCCACGTAAACGACTCTAAAAATGAATTAGGTGCTTCCAAAGACCGTCATGAAAATATCGGTTTTGGCTATATAGGTTATGACGCTTTACTAAAAGTGATTTATCATGAAGCATTTAAAGAGATTCCTAAAATACTAGAAACTCCGTATGTAAATGATAAACCACCATACAAATTAGAAATTCAAATGATTAAAGATAGAGTATTTGATAACGAATTAAAAACAAAGCTAGAAAAATAA
- a CDS encoding lysylphosphatidylglycerol synthase transmembrane domain-containing protein — protein sequence MENNSNNNNNTKSNKLWLNGIVVVVILLTLFTIVGSLNDFNEILSTIKTMDNRFLWLALGASFLSFVFLSISNHIVLRALNKEISLVDGFLIQSIETFFNGITPFSSGAQPFQLYYYRKMGVPSNQATSVLAVNFIIFQTVSVTLSTIGIAIYFQDILNVMGHNIIYILIGYTINTTILVGLFLLGYVRTAYKLFEAIFTFFERFNWTKKTANRLKSRTEKFVGEFQGGVKFLFTKKRVFILSSLTKLISLALLYSTTVIIVRALGQTITTTNAFYLFYSSILAVTTMMFVPLPGASGGTEISFSLLLTGKMPSVQVVTVMLIWRIITYYLGLLFGFIGFLLLKTRRTIK from the coding sequence ATGGAAAATAATAGTAATAATAACAACAATACAAAATCAAATAAATTATGGTTAAATGGAATCGTTGTAGTAGTTATACTGTTAACGCTTTTCACTATAGTTGGTAGTTTAAACGATTTTAATGAAATATTAAGTACAATCAAAACCATGGATAACAGGTTTTTATGGCTAGCATTAGGAGCAAGTTTTTTAAGTTTTGTCTTCTTATCGATTTCTAATCACATTGTACTTAGAGCATTAAATAAAGAGATCAGTTTAGTGGATGGTTTCTTAATTCAGTCGATTGAGACATTTTTCAACGGTATCACGCCATTTTCAAGTGGTGCACAACCATTTCAGTTATATTATTATAGAAAAATGGGTGTACCATCTAATCAAGCAACATCCGTACTTGCGGTAAACTTTATTATCTTTCAAACGGTATCTGTTACATTATCTACAATCGGTATAGCTATTTATTTCCAAGACATATTAAATGTCATGGGTCATAATATCATCTATATACTTATTGGATATACGATAAATACTACGATCCTAGTTGGATTATTCTTATTAGGATATGTTCGAACTGCATATAAATTATTTGAAGCGATTTTTACATTCTTTGAGCGATTTAATTGGACTAAAAAAACTGCGAATCGCCTAAAATCAAGAACAGAGAAGTTTGTTGGTGAGTTTCAAGGTGGTGTTAAGTTCTTATTTACAAAGAAACGTGTATTTATCTTAAGTTCACTTACCAAACTTATTTCTCTAGCTTTATTATATTCAACAACTGTAATCATTGTAAGAGCACTTGGTCAAACAATAACCACAACGAATGCGTTTTATCTATTTTATTCGAGTATATTAGCAGTTACAACCATGATGTTTGTACCCCTACCAGGTGCAAGTGGTGGTACAGAGATTTCTTTCAGTTTACTATTAACAGGTAAAATGCCTAGTGTACAAGTTGTAACTGTCATGTTAATATGGCGTATTATTACTTATTACTTAGGTTTACTATTTGGCTTTATTGGATTCTTATTATTAAAAACTAGGAGAACTATAAAATGA